The following are encoded together in the Marinifilum sp. JC120 genome:
- a CDS encoding glycosyltransferase family 1 protein, with amino-acid sequence MRLLVISPDLRHMGGVVETVKLLLRELEGKAEVTPAVLGRRINQTGFARFFRTLADILNLFWLSCFNRFDVIHMNPSLNLVSALKEGILFLMFCLLGYSGRILIFIHGWDEIFFRRIATGRFSAMLLRAVLNRAGMVLVLAEDFRKELGSIGVDLSRVEVVSTMVDMDNLPVSSVCRDDGKSLLFLSRMIEGKGVYELLDAFSLLCARFEGLELVMAGDGPEQENLMRIAESRNLSNVSFPGYIQGVEKNRLLEKSCIYLLPTSREGCPVSLLEAMSAGLVPVVTDAGGIKDVIKPGQTAVLLDEVSAEAIAGAVAGLIDDSDFRVAVSENARRFAREHFSSHKVTGEIFEFYERLNFQK; translated from the coding sequence ATGAGGTTACTGGTTATTTCTCCTGATTTGCGCCACATGGGCGGAGTGGTTGAAACCGTGAAGCTGCTGTTACGCGAGCTTGAAGGCAAGGCAGAAGTGACCCCTGCTGTGCTGGGACGCAGGATCAATCAGACAGGTTTTGCGCGTTTTTTTAGAACACTGGCTGATATTCTTAATTTGTTTTGGCTTTCTTGTTTCAACCGTTTTGATGTTATTCATATGAATCCTTCTTTGAATCTTGTGTCTGCACTGAAGGAAGGAATTCTTTTTCTCATGTTTTGCCTGCTTGGTTATTCCGGGAGGATTCTCATTTTTATCCATGGCTGGGATGAGATTTTTTTCAGGCGTATTGCTACAGGCCGTTTTTCCGCAATGTTGCTGCGCGCGGTGCTTAACCGGGCTGGAATGGTCCTCGTGCTTGCCGAGGATTTTAGGAAAGAGCTAGGCTCCATCGGTGTGGACCTTTCCAGGGTCGAAGTGGTCAGTACCATGGTTGATATGGACAATCTTCCTGTTTCATCGGTTTGCCGGGATGATGGGAAGTCTCTTTTATTTCTTTCCCGGATGATTGAGGGGAAAGGTGTGTATGAATTGCTGGATGCTTTTTCTCTGCTTTGCGCTAGGTTTGAAGGACTTGAACTTGTCATGGCCGGAGACGGGCCGGAACAGGAAAATTTGATGCGCATTGCGGAGTCTCGAAACCTTAGCAATGTTTCGTTTCCGGGATATATTCAGGGTGTTGAGAAGAATAGATTGCTTGAAAAGTCTTGTATTTATTTATTGCCCACAAGCAGGGAGGGATGTCCTGTTTCACTGCTTGAGGCAATGAGTGCAGGGTTGGTTCCGGTGGTGACGGATGCCGGGGGCATTAAAGATGTGATAAAACCGGGGCAGACCGCTGTGTTATTGGATGAGGTCAGTGCCGAGGCAATCGCCGGGGCAGTGGCTGGACTAATTGATGATTCAGATTTCAGGGTAGCGGTATCTGAAAATGCCCGGAGATTTGCTCGTGAGCATTTCAGTTCCCACAAAGTTACTGGAGAAATTTTCGAGTTTTATGAACGATTGAATTTCCAGAAGTAA